Proteins encoded together in one Schumannella luteola window:
- a CDS encoding DUF3097 domain-containing protein codes for MTAPGNPNDRYGSDVLSGDWRSAGRAKPKQVPAERGLVLELADSGFVGALVRMQGRTVELEDRHGKVRVFPVGSAFLVDGAPIVLVPAARKPQAATAIRTASGSVAATSPQPARVARASRIFVEGRHDAELVEKVWGADLRGEGVVVEYLEGVDHLAEVLREFRPGPGRRVGVLVDHLVAGSKESRITQGLQSEHVLIVGHPYIDVWQSVKPARLGIDAWPTIPRNVEWKHGICAAFGWPHDDQADIAAAWQRILARVRSYQDLEPALLGRVEELIDFATRD; via the coding sequence GTGACTGCGCCCGGCAACCCGAACGACCGCTACGGATCCGATGTGCTCTCGGGCGACTGGCGCTCCGCCGGCCGGGCGAAGCCGAAGCAGGTGCCGGCCGAGCGCGGCCTCGTGCTCGAGCTCGCCGACTCCGGTTTCGTCGGCGCACTGGTGCGGATGCAGGGCCGCACGGTCGAGCTCGAGGACCGCCACGGCAAGGTGCGCGTCTTCCCGGTCGGCAGCGCCTTCCTCGTCGACGGGGCGCCGATCGTGCTCGTGCCCGCGGCGAGGAAGCCGCAGGCCGCGACGGCGATCCGCACCGCATCCGGCTCCGTCGCTGCGACCAGCCCGCAGCCCGCGCGCGTCGCCCGCGCCAGCCGCATCTTCGTCGAGGGCCGGCATGACGCCGAGCTCGTCGAGAAGGTCTGGGGCGCCGATCTGCGCGGCGAGGGCGTCGTGGTCGAGTACCTCGAAGGCGTCGACCATCTGGCCGAGGTGCTGCGCGAGTTCCGCCCGGGTCCTGGCCGCCGCGTCGGCGTGCTCGTCGACCACCTCGTCGCCGGGTCGAAGGAGAGCCGCATCACCCAGGGGCTGCAGAGCGAGCACGTGCTCATCGTCGGGCACCCCTACATCGACGTCTGGCAGTCGGTGAAGCCGGCCCGCCTCGGCATCGACGCCTGGCCGACCATCCCGCGGAACGTCGAGTGGAAGCACGGCATCTGCGCCGCCTTCGGCTGGCCGCACGACGACCAGGCCGACATCGCGGCCGCCTGGCAGCGCATCCTCGCGCGGGTGCGCAGCTATCAGGACCTGGAGCCGGCGCTGCTCGGACGCGTCGAGGAGCTGATCGACTTCGCCACCCGCGACTGA
- a CDS encoding zinc-binding dehydrogenase encodes MRATVIHGERDVRLEERPDPTIQGSRDAVVRVVAACVCGSDLWGYRGVRPASGPIGHELVGVVEQLGDDVTGIAVGDFVIAPFSLSDGSCQACRNGMSAACDHKSFFGSDDADGHAIDGAQGERVRIPFADSSLVVVPGPVDEALIPHLLTLSDVMSTGHHAAVSAGVGPGDVVAVVGDGAVGLCGVLAAKRLGAERIIVMSRNPARQEQARRFGATDVIEQRGDEAADAVRALLDGDLVDAVLECVGTKESMRQALSVVRGGGRVGYVGVPAEGTQLKVQYLFGRNVAIAGGMAPARDYIPELLPDVLDGTIRPGEVFDLTLPLDEVAQAYAAMDERRAIKVLLTT; translated from the coding sequence ATGCGCGCCACCGTCATCCACGGCGAGCGCGACGTGCGCCTCGAAGAGCGCCCCGATCCGACGATCCAGGGCTCGCGCGACGCCGTCGTGCGCGTCGTCGCCGCCTGCGTCTGCGGTTCCGACCTCTGGGGCTACCGCGGCGTGCGCCCGGCCTCCGGTCCGATCGGCCACGAGCTCGTCGGCGTCGTCGAACAGCTCGGCGACGACGTGACGGGCATCGCCGTCGGCGACTTCGTCATCGCGCCGTTCTCGCTCAGCGACGGCAGCTGCCAGGCGTGCCGCAATGGCATGAGCGCGGCCTGCGACCACAAGAGCTTCTTCGGCAGCGATGACGCCGATGGACACGCCATCGACGGCGCCCAGGGCGAGCGGGTGCGCATCCCCTTCGCCGACAGCTCGCTCGTGGTCGTTCCCGGCCCGGTCGACGAGGCGCTCATCCCCCACCTGCTCACGCTCAGCGACGTCATGTCGACCGGTCACCACGCCGCCGTCTCGGCGGGAGTCGGGCCCGGCGATGTGGTCGCGGTCGTGGGTGATGGCGCGGTCGGACTCTGCGGCGTGCTCGCCGCGAAGCGTCTCGGCGCCGAGCGGATCATCGTGATGAGCCGCAACCCCGCCCGCCAGGAGCAGGCTCGCCGCTTCGGCGCGACCGACGTGATCGAGCAGCGCGGCGACGAGGCGGCCGACGCCGTGCGGGCGCTGCTCGACGGCGACCTGGTGGATGCGGTGCTCGAGTGCGTCGGCACCAAGGAGTCCATGCGCCAGGCGCTCTCGGTCGTGCGCGGCGGCGGCCGTGTCGGCTACGTGGGCGTCCCCGCCGAGGGCACCCAGCTGAAGGTGCAGTACCTCTTCGGCCGTAACGTCGCGATCGCCGGCGGCATGGCGCCGGCCCGCGACTACATCCCCGAGCTGCTGCCCGACGTGCTCGACGGCACGATCCGCCCCGGCGAGGTGTTCGACCTGACGCTCCCGCTCGACGAGGTCGCGCAAGCCTACGCCGCGATGGACGAGCGCCGCGCCATCAAGGTGCTGCTCACGACCTGA
- a CDS encoding MFS transporter, with the protein MSDAIDPQPSAEKKRGTIRSLVPARLDRLPWAKFHWMIVVGLGISWILDGLEIQIVSQNGFATEFGMDSAQIGATGTVYLVGQVVGALVFGRLSDRLGRKKLFILTLAIYLVGSALAGAVPHFDNNWVSIILLWVCRFVAGAGIGGEYAAINSAIDELIPSHYRGHVDIAINGTYWGGAALGAAANLLFLNSGLFGSDWVDNWGWRISFFIGPVLGLIIIYLRRHIPESPRWQITHGYEKEAEATVDQIEKDVEASGHTLEKIGDDRAIELSPQERVPAHILAKVFFKMYPKRTLVGATMMITQSFLYNAIFFSYALALQNFYDVDKSQTGYYFFPFAIGNLVGPLVLGRLFDSVGRRKMVLVTYGGSGVILAVSAALFQADVLNAVTQTIFWCAAFFLASAGASAAYLTVSEIFPLEVRSQAISYFFSIAQIFGSLAPLIYGAMIGDGSDRGPITIGYFLGSAIMLVGGIVTFIFGVDAERKQLESVTDPLTLIHEEEAKEERPS; encoded by the coding sequence ATGAGCGACGCGATCGATCCCCAGCCCTCTGCGGAGAAGAAGCGGGGGACGATCCGAAGTCTCGTCCCCGCCCGGCTCGACCGGCTTCCGTGGGCGAAGTTCCACTGGATGATCGTCGTCGGACTGGGGATCTCGTGGATCCTCGACGGCCTCGAGATCCAGATCGTCTCGCAGAACGGCTTCGCGACCGAGTTCGGCATGGATTCGGCGCAGATCGGCGCGACCGGAACCGTCTACCTCGTCGGTCAGGTCGTCGGCGCGCTCGTCTTCGGTCGCCTCTCCGACCGTCTCGGCCGCAAGAAGCTGTTCATCCTCACCCTGGCGATCTACCTCGTCGGCAGCGCCCTCGCGGGAGCGGTGCCGCACTTCGACAACAACTGGGTCAGCATCATCCTGCTCTGGGTGTGCCGCTTCGTCGCGGGCGCCGGCATCGGCGGCGAGTACGCGGCCATCAACTCGGCGATCGACGAGCTCATCCCCTCGCACTACCGCGGCCACGTCGACATCGCGATCAACGGCACCTACTGGGGCGGTGCGGCGCTCGGCGCCGCGGCCAACCTGCTCTTCCTCAACAGCGGGCTGTTCGGCTCCGACTGGGTCGACAACTGGGGCTGGCGCATCTCGTTCTTCATCGGCCCCGTGCTCGGGCTGATCATCATCTATCTGCGCCGGCACATCCCCGAGAGCCCCCGCTGGCAGATCACGCACGGCTACGAGAAGGAGGCCGAGGCGACCGTCGACCAGATCGAGAAGGATGTCGAGGCCTCGGGTCACACGCTGGAGAAGATCGGCGACGACCGCGCGATCGAACTGAGCCCGCAGGAGCGGGTGCCCGCGCACATCCTCGCCAAGGTCTTCTTCAAGATGTACCCGAAGCGCACGCTCGTCGGAGCGACGATGATGATCACCCAGTCGTTCCTCTACAACGCGATCTTCTTCAGCTACGCGCTCGCGCTGCAGAACTTCTACGACGTCGACAAGTCGCAGACCGGCTACTACTTCTTCCCCTTCGCGATCGGCAACCTCGTCGGCCCGCTCGTGCTCGGCCGGCTCTTCGACAGCGTCGGCCGCCGCAAGATGGTGCTGGTCACCTACGGCGGCTCGGGCGTGATCCTCGCGGTGTCGGCAGCGCTGTTCCAGGCCGACGTGCTCAACGCCGTGACGCAGACGATCTTCTGGTGCGCGGCCTTCTTCCTCGCCTCGGCCGGCGCGTCGGCGGCCTATCTCACGGTGAGCGAGATCTTCCCGCTCGAGGTGCGCAGCCAGGCGATCTCGTACTTCTTCTCGATCGCGCAGATCTTCGGCTCGCTCGCGCCGCTGATCTACGGCGCCATGATCGGCGACGGCTCCGACCGCGGCCCGATCACGATCGGCTACTTCCTCGGCTCGGCGATCATGCTGGTCGGCGGCATCGTCACCTTCATCTTCGGCGTGGATGCCGAACGCAAGCAGCTCGAATCGGTCACCGACCCGCTGACCCTCATCCACGAGGAGGAGGCGAAGGAGGAGCGCCCGAGCTGA
- a CDS encoding DUF7059 domain-containing protein → MLLDLADDLRRDLDQAVYTVDRLRGLWGDVADDALQRADRVPALRALAGRTEPAAILARLFVLGDAVSRAEATGALPTTGLDTALAQGLLEPAPTAGAATGDAIDAEAADLVRGTIDLRPYSVVDAIGVAAWWIASDLGELATGRALRTDHVLGIGGASATLSGLMLPDRARSVLDLGTGCGIQALHASRFADRVVATDISARALDFGRLNAALNGVDTIEFRLGSLYEPVAGERFDRIVSNPPFVITPRRAGVPEYEYRDGGMVGDALVAAVVTGAAEHLEPGGIAQLLGNWEYRSETGSAPDQVDDADGLDRAAAWARDAGLEHWIIEREQADPARYAETWIRDGGTKPGSAEWEALLGAWLDDFADRGVEAVGFGYVLLRRPADDALEVASGTAASDRAPLARVERIPEALGENPAGLGPHLSTVLAAHDALVALGPDGIDGHAFRVAPDVTEERSHWPGEESPSALVLRQGGGFARTLRVSPAVAAAVGAYDGELALGVIASAIAQLLELDERAVLDEIRAETLELVRGGLVVP, encoded by the coding sequence GTGCTCCTCGACCTCGCCGATGACCTGCGCCGCGACCTCGACCAGGCGGTCTACACCGTCGACCGGCTGCGCGGACTCTGGGGTGACGTCGCCGACGACGCCCTGCAGCGGGCCGACCGCGTGCCCGCGCTGCGGGCGCTCGCCGGCCGCACCGAGCCGGCCGCGATCCTGGCCCGGCTGTTCGTGCTCGGCGATGCGGTGTCGCGCGCCGAGGCGACCGGTGCGCTGCCCACCACCGGACTCGACACGGCGCTCGCACAGGGGCTGCTCGAACCCGCTCCGACCGCCGGAGCCGCAACCGGCGACGCGATCGACGCCGAGGCGGCGGATCTCGTGCGCGGCACGATCGACCTGCGCCCCTACTCCGTCGTCGACGCGATCGGCGTCGCCGCCTGGTGGATCGCGAGCGACCTCGGCGAGCTCGCCACCGGACGCGCCCTGCGCACCGACCACGTGCTCGGCATCGGCGGCGCCTCGGCCACGCTGAGCGGACTCATGCTGCCCGACCGCGCCCGCAGCGTGCTCGACCTCGGAACCGGCTGCGGCATCCAGGCCCTGCATGCCAGCCGCTTCGCCGACCGCGTCGTCGCGACCGACATCAGCGCCCGTGCCCTCGACTTCGGCCGGCTCAATGCCGCGCTCAACGGCGTCGACACGATCGAGTTCCGACTCGGCAGCCTCTACGAGCCGGTCGCGGGGGAGCGCTTCGATCGCATCGTCTCCAATCCGCCGTTCGTCATCACCCCGCGTCGCGCGGGTGTGCCCGAATACGAGTACCGCGACGGCGGCATGGTGGGGGATGCGCTGGTCGCGGCGGTCGTGACCGGCGCCGCCGAGCACCTCGAGCCCGGCGGCATCGCCCAGCTGCTCGGCAACTGGGAGTACCGCAGCGAGACTGGCTCCGCCCCGGACCAGGTCGATGACGCCGACGGTCTCGACCGCGCCGCCGCCTGGGCCCGCGACGCCGGCCTCGAGCACTGGATCATCGAGCGCGAGCAGGCCGATCCTGCCCGCTACGCCGAGACCTGGATCCGCGACGGCGGCACGAAGCCGGGCAGTGCCGAGTGGGAGGCCCTGCTCGGGGCCTGGCTCGACGACTTCGCCGACCGCGGCGTGGAGGCGGTGGGCTTCGGCTACGTGCTGCTGCGGCGCCCGGCCGACGACGCGCTCGAGGTCGCGAGCGGAACGGCGGCATCCGATCGCGCCCCGCTCGCCCGCGTCGAGCGCATCCCCGAGGCGCTCGGCGAGAACCCCGCCGGGCTCGGGCCGCACCTCTCGACCGTGCTCGCCGCGCACGACGCACTCGTCGCGCTCGGCCCCGACGGCATCGACGGCCACGCCTTCCGCGTCGCCCCCGACGTGACCGAGGAGCGCAGCCACTGGCCCGGCGAGGAGTCGCCCTCGGCGCTCGTGCTGCGCCAGGGCGGCGGCTTCGCCCGCACGCTGCGGGTCTCGCCCGCGGTCGCGGCGGCGGTGGGCGCCTACGACGGCGAGCTCGCGCTCGGGGTGATCGCCTCGGCGATCGCGCAGCTGCTCGAGCTCGACGAGCGCGCCGTGCTCGACGAGATCCGTGCCGAGACGCTCGAGCTCGTGCGCGGTGGACTGGTCGTTCCCTGA
- a CDS encoding VOC family protein, translating into MLTTTGAFTGFSVSDPERARDFYGRVLGLDIVDGGMGGISQLTLPGGATVILYPKENHEPATYTVLNLEVPDVAAAIRELADEGLEPLRYDAMPQDADGAMRGHGPDIAWFEDPFGNVFSVIAD; encoded by the coding sequence ATGCTGACCACCACCGGCGCCTTCACCGGATTCTCGGTCTCCGACCCCGAACGCGCCCGCGACTTCTACGGCCGCGTGCTCGGGCTCGACATCGTCGACGGAGGGATGGGCGGCATCTCGCAGCTCACCCTGCCGGGCGGCGCGACCGTCATCCTCTACCCCAAGGAGAACCACGAGCCGGCGACCTACACGGTGCTGAACCTCGAGGTTCCCGACGTCGCCGCCGCGATCCGCGAGCTCGCCGACGAGGGACTCGAGCCGCTGCGCTACGACGCGATGCCGCAGGACGCCGACGGCGCGATGCGCGGCCACGGGCCCGACATCGCCTGGTTCGAGGACCCCTTCGGCAACGTGTTCTCGGTCATCGCCGACTGA
- a CDS encoding TetR/AcrR family transcriptional regulator — MASTAPRATYRHGDLRQALVDAGFAMARESGPDAVVLREATRRAGVSPNAAYRHFADRTALVQAVSDAALGAVAEAIEEEWERIARAGDAAADAHAELEAVGVGYLRFARDEPGLFRAAFTVPRDLRSALSPDKAGPRGRTPFELLGIALDDLVAAGELPAERRPGAELLAWSAVHGLAMLALEGPLHDLDPELARQTGRRVIAMVDRGL; from the coding sequence ATGGCCAGCACCGCACCCCGGGCCACCTACCGTCACGGCGACCTGCGTCAGGCTCTGGTGGATGCCGGCTTCGCCATGGCGCGCGAGTCGGGGCCGGACGCGGTCGTGCTGCGCGAGGCCACCCGCCGTGCCGGCGTCTCCCCCAACGCCGCCTACCGCCACTTCGCCGACCGCACCGCGCTGGTGCAGGCCGTCAGCGATGCCGCGCTCGGCGCCGTCGCCGAGGCGATCGAGGAGGAGTGGGAGCGCATCGCGCGGGCCGGCGACGCCGCCGCCGACGCGCACGCCGAGCTCGAGGCGGTGGGCGTCGGCTACCTGCGGTTCGCCCGCGACGAACCCGGGCTCTTCCGCGCCGCCTTCACGGTGCCCCGCGACCTGCGCTCGGCGCTGAGCCCCGACAAGGCCGGCCCGCGCGGACGCACGCCCTTCGAGCTGCTGGGTATCGCCCTCGACGACCTCGTCGCCGCGGGCGAGCTGCCCGCCGAGCGCCGCCCCGGCGCCGAGCTGCTCGCCTGGTCGGCCGTGCACGGCCTCGCGATGCTCGCGCTCGAGGGTCCGCTGCACGACCTCGATCCCGAGCTCGCCCGCCAGACCGGCCGCCGGGTGATCGCGATGGTCGACCGCGGGCTCTGA
- a CDS encoding FBP domain-containing protein produces the protein MQPLTETEIRESMVNAPAGEADRMPLPGLHEVIWDEREYLGWRDPQAPQRGYVVFWRDGAPIGLTLRASESQLAHGSAMCSLCQTLQPAGQVRMFSARRAGDAGDRGNSVGTYICSDLACSTLIRLRAPGTELDHSPAEIIQHRADGLTQRLARFTEKVVAA, from the coding sequence ATGCAGCCGCTGACCGAGACCGAGATCCGCGAATCGATGGTGAACGCCCCCGCGGGCGAGGCCGACCGCATGCCCCTGCCCGGGCTGCACGAGGTCATCTGGGATGAGCGCGAGTACCTCGGCTGGCGCGACCCGCAGGCGCCGCAACGCGGCTACGTCGTGTTCTGGCGCGACGGCGCGCCCATCGGGCTCACCCTGCGCGCCTCGGAATCGCAGCTCGCGCACGGCTCGGCCATGTGCTCGCTGTGCCAGACGCTGCAGCCGGCCGGGCAGGTGCGGATGTTCTCGGCCCGTCGCGCCGGCGACGCGGGCGATCGCGGCAACTCGGTCGGCACCTACATCTGCTCCGACCTGGCCTGCTCGACGCTGATCCGGCTGCGCGCCCCGGGCACCGAGCTCGACCACTCGCCGGCTGAGATCATCCAGCACCGCGCCGACGGCCTCACCCAGCGACTGGCCCGGTTCACCGAGAAGGTCGTCGCGGCCTGA